From Corallococcus silvisoli, one genomic window encodes:
- a CDS encoding MxcI protein, translating to MRSLPLSTAALALSLFVGCGDSGEEGTENEGPLYAITTQLLVADPVESYVVVTAKAEQAASLSLDGAIKVSGRALGVGIPKSGSVYVVSDESATVTRYTLNSRGALEAAGTVSFSSQGVTSLGEYQANFQFVSDTKAYFFDGATAQVVIWNPSAMTVTGSIPLDSLVIPSTIMAFSGAVVRTGGQILMPVGWRPVTGVNVTKRAGVVAINTATDAATFATDDRCGYTHDAALGLDGKVYVATEAYGAAVRRVVGQDAPEPCLLRYDPQTHTFDPSFYQSLDALVGGGTAGALIPGAQGTAYVRVLDESLAPVAEGTHPRTVASGTGWQWWELKLDTLKATRRSDFPSTSGSVFLFESQNQTLYTEFGAGAASTTLHVLGDSGKPTVTTQGLSFSFLQLR from the coding sequence TTGCGTTCCCTCCCACTCTCCACCGCGGCGCTCGCCCTGTCCCTGTTCGTGGGATGCGGCGACTCGGGAGAGGAAGGAACCGAGAATGAAGGCCCGCTGTATGCCATCACCACGCAGTTGCTCGTGGCGGACCCCGTGGAGAGCTACGTCGTGGTGACGGCGAAGGCCGAGCAGGCCGCGTCGTTGTCGCTGGACGGCGCCATCAAGGTGTCCGGCCGGGCGCTCGGCGTGGGCATTCCCAAGTCCGGCTCGGTCTACGTGGTGAGCGACGAGAGCGCCACGGTGACGCGCTACACGCTCAACAGCCGCGGCGCCCTGGAGGCCGCGGGCACCGTGAGCTTCTCCAGCCAGGGTGTGACGTCGCTGGGCGAGTACCAGGCCAACTTCCAGTTCGTCTCGGACACCAAGGCCTACTTCTTCGACGGCGCCACCGCGCAGGTCGTCATCTGGAACCCCTCGGCGATGACGGTCACGGGCTCCATTCCGCTGGACTCGCTCGTCATCCCGAGCACGATCATGGCGTTCTCCGGGGCCGTCGTGCGGACCGGTGGGCAGATCCTCATGCCGGTGGGCTGGCGTCCGGTGACGGGCGTCAACGTCACGAAGCGGGCGGGCGTGGTCGCCATCAACACGGCGACGGACGCGGCCACCTTCGCGACGGATGACCGGTGCGGCTACACGCACGACGCCGCCCTGGGCTTGGATGGCAAGGTCTACGTCGCGACGGAGGCCTACGGCGCGGCGGTGCGCCGGGTGGTGGGCCAGGACGCGCCGGAGCCCTGCCTGCTGCGGTACGACCCCCAGACGCACACCTTCGACCCGAGCTTCTACCAGTCGCTGGACGCGCTGGTGGGCGGCGGCACCGCGGGGGCCCTCATTCCGGGCGCGCAGGGGACCGCGTACGTGCGCGTGCTCGACGAGAGCCTCGCGCCCGTGGCGGAGGGCACCCATCCTCGCACGGTGGCGAGCGGCACCGGCTGGCAGTGGTGGGAGCTGAAGCTCGACACGCTGAAGGCGACGCGCAGGAGCGACTTCCCGTCCACCTCCGGCAGCGTCTTCCTCTTCGAGTCGCAAAACCAGACGCTCTACACGGAGTTCGGCGCGGGCGCGGCGTCCACGACGCTCCACGTGCTGGGCGACAGCGGCAAGCCCACGGTGACGACGCAGGGGCTGTCCTTCTCCTTCCTCCAGCTGCGCTAG
- a CDS encoding serine protease — protein sequence MRFMTLGASLALTLVLVIAHTAVSATSSPTVSKKQGGAARQDASTGVSSSAVVFKAPEALPVGRSMRAVSPQYRTLQPIVGGTVSTQGKWPFAVALAYRNPEGTLTQYCAGSLISQDAVLTAAHCNVSTGSFAIVGRHNLRTEKGRMIPIVSVIAHPRSGEGAFQNDIAILRLAEPVRDFAPVKLATAATVVPEGRPVTAIGWGATREGGSTSLLLREVTLPVANQAECSARYVNVYPILDSMLCCIEPGKDACQGDSGGPLLMAQPDGQVVQVGITSFGKGCARPDFHGVYTRVASFQSWIADVLEP from the coding sequence ATGAGGTTCATGACACTTGGAGCTTCCCTGGCTCTGACCTTGGTGCTGGTGATTGCCCATACCGCGGTCAGCGCTACGTCTTCACCCACTGTCTCGAAGAAGCAGGGCGGGGCCGCGAGACAGGATGCGTCGACCGGAGTCTCCAGCTCCGCGGTCGTCTTCAAGGCCCCAGAAGCACTGCCGGTCGGCCGTAGCATGCGTGCGGTTTCCCCTCAGTACCGTACTCTCCAGCCCATCGTCGGAGGCACTGTATCGACTCAAGGCAAATGGCCATTCGCCGTGGCCCTGGCCTACCGCAACCCTGAAGGAACGCTGACCCAGTATTGCGCGGGCTCACTGATTTCACAGGACGCGGTGCTGACCGCCGCGCATTGCAACGTGTCCACCGGCTCCTTCGCGATTGTCGGCCGACACAATCTGAGAACGGAGAAAGGGAGGATGATTCCGATTGTTTCCGTGATCGCGCATCCCAGGTCCGGCGAGGGCGCTTTCCAGAACGACATCGCGATCCTTCGGCTGGCGGAGCCCGTGAGGGACTTCGCACCCGTGAAACTCGCCACGGCGGCCACGGTGGTTCCCGAGGGCCGGCCCGTCACGGCCATTGGTTGGGGGGCCACGCGTGAAGGAGGCTCGACGTCCCTCCTCCTGCGGGAGGTGACCCTGCCCGTCGCGAACCAGGCCGAATGCTCGGCACGGTACGTGAATGTGTATCCCATCCTCGACAGCATGCTCTGCTGCATCGAACCCGGTAAGGACGCCTGCCAGGGGGACAGCGGTGGCCCCCTGCTGATGGCTCAGCCCGATGGTCAGGTGGTTCAGGTGGGCATCACCAGCTTCGGCAAGGGCTGTGCCCGTCCGGATTTCCACGGGGTGTATACCCGGGTCGCCTCGTTCCAGAGTTGGATCGCGGACGTGCTCGAGCCTTGA
- a CDS encoding M6 family metalloprotease domain-containing protein — translation MNPRTQGWMCAPAAVLFVALCLASSAFGQTAPPGDGTSLAPQRWDERGSAFKHAFKPLVRHVQRLRQESVARYQTTAPPEKYLTELGMPLQPIQVDGTRRILVLPLLFQNSGPPPYPQQALQQQLFGLWPTGTLTDYYREVSYGALTLTGDVGEWKTVSREDAWYEGSSIAEGDVSVTCNGRCVRDRVPELIKEVLALHSEVDWRQYDNDGPDGLPDSGDDDGFVDFVVIQHPETGGECNGSNLNLWSHHFNLSSYEGGAPYDTSVPRRGGDGNILVDDYVILPSLACDGRTMIQIGVFAHELGHAFTLPDLYDTDGATNGWAGLGTWCLMAAGNWGADWESPQRPVHLSPWAKAYMGWLDLQWVSVAEQSILLPDVERHRVAYAVAAPGDKAGYYIVVNSQQQGFDRDLPISGLQVWHVKPPALEAGWKLNQVNVRPGSKGVDLVEADGSEWLDERGSTARRGDLFPGSAGARQFDATTRPAAMGRLGICDISDPGAVMRVRIVRGADCSSGGQVSSRTSRLPHP, via the coding sequence ATGAACCCACGAACCCAAGGCTGGATGTGCGCTCCCGCGGCAGTTCTTTTCGTCGCGCTTTGCCTCGCCTCGTCGGCATTCGGGCAGACAGCTCCTCCCGGAGATGGAACCTCCTTGGCGCCCCAGCGTTGGGACGAGAGAGGATCCGCGTTCAAACACGCGTTCAAGCCGCTGGTGCGCCATGTCCAGCGCCTGCGCCAGGAGTCTGTCGCGCGCTACCAGACCACGGCGCCGCCCGAGAAGTATCTCACGGAACTCGGCATGCCATTGCAGCCGATTCAGGTGGATGGCACACGTCGCATCCTGGTTCTTCCCCTCCTGTTCCAGAACTCGGGACCTCCTCCCTACCCACAGCAGGCGCTTCAACAGCAGCTCTTTGGCTTGTGGCCCACAGGCACACTGACGGACTACTACCGCGAGGTTTCCTATGGCGCCCTCACCCTGACCGGTGATGTCGGGGAGTGGAAGACCGTGTCGCGTGAGGATGCCTGGTACGAAGGATCCTCGATCGCAGAGGGTGATGTTTCAGTGACATGCAACGGGCGCTGCGTCAGGGACCGGGTCCCGGAGCTGATCAAGGAGGTGCTTGCGCTTCATTCCGAGGTCGACTGGCGCCAGTATGACAATGATGGGCCCGACGGCCTGCCCGATTCCGGAGATGACGATGGATTCGTCGATTTCGTGGTCATCCAGCATCCGGAGACAGGCGGGGAGTGCAACGGGTCGAACCTCAATCTCTGGTCCCATCACTTCAATTTGAGCAGTTATGAAGGCGGTGCTCCCTATGACACTTCCGTGCCACGCCGCGGCGGAGATGGGAACATCCTGGTCGATGACTACGTGATACTGCCGAGCCTTGCCTGTGATGGTCGCACGATGATCCAGATCGGTGTCTTCGCGCATGAATTGGGGCACGCCTTCACGCTTCCCGACTTGTATGACACGGATGGAGCCACGAACGGCTGGGCTGGACTGGGCACCTGGTGCTTGATGGCTGCCGGAAATTGGGGCGCGGACTGGGAATCACCACAGCGCCCTGTTCACCTGTCACCCTGGGCCAAGGCATATATGGGCTGGCTGGACCTGCAATGGGTCTCAGTGGCCGAACAGTCCATCCTGCTCCCGGATGTCGAGCGCCACCGCGTGGCCTATGCGGTTGCAGCCCCTGGTGACAAGGCGGGCTATTACATTGTCGTCAACTCCCAGCAGCAGGGGTTCGACCGAGACCTGCCCATCTCAGGGCTCCAGGTCTGGCATGTGAAGCCCCCCGCCCTTGAAGCCGGGTGGAAGCTCAACCAAGTGAATGTTCGTCCTGGCTCCAAGGGCGTGGATCTGGTGGAGGCGGATGGCTCCGAGTGGCTGGACGAGCGAGGGTCCACGGCCCGGCGAGGCGATCTCTTTCCTGGAAGCGCGGGTGCACGTCAGTTTGATGCGACGACACGCCCAGCCGCCATGGGCAGACTGGGGATCTGCGATATTTCGGATCCAGGCGCTGTGATGCGCGTGCGGATCGTCCGAGGCGCGGATTGTTCCTCCGGTGGCCAGGTGTCATCCAGGACGAGCAGGCTGCCCCATCCGTGA
- a CDS encoding bifunctional serine/threonine-protein kinase/formylglycine-generating enzyme family protein: MPGTSSAQPSSQNLDSIEAGSLVDGFRILRLLAEGAMGEVFLAQDLELGRRVALKFLKVELLGDDHAERLVEEARTTARFSHPNIITVHTVSRYRGRPYLALEYVEGESLRERLTRQRPGLDESLRICRAVAEAVTEAHRNGVIHADLKPENILIPRDGRVRVLDFGLARHAGGATGAASGTPAYMAPERWLATAPSPAMDVWSLGIIAWELLEGRRPLDDAQLAAFAFNPRPLPPSPSIQGLPGGALLEACLALEPERRPAAMEVARALAETLSPEPLRSTAERVPFRGLRSFTEADTEDYFGREAELDGFVERLRHEPLVPLVGPSGIGKSSFLHAGVFTRLRRMDRWTVLHARPGPRPLIRLAAALVTGLGGEPPVGILAESFSRKPGEVVRLLRRHRDVAGGPVLLALDAFEEVFTLASPLEVRQFAACLAAAAAVDDPWRIVLAMRDDYLGSFCQLEALRPFLGAAFVLGQLPPSALQEAITGPLRRVGHAVDSPSLISRLVEDVQAQTAGLPLLQFACMALWERRDVEARRLLTSVYVELGGVGGAIASHAQTLLHQLPSDDVRVARALLLRLVTAEGTRQPRSRAELLEDLGATAPDVLEKLQSNRLVVTTRDPQTDEPLVELAHESLAVVWPTLARWLEETREERLLAQQIETAAQLWEQRGRHDDETWSDESLRQTLHRGAQWQASLPVRSREFLETGRRRARNRSRRRRHLVGGFIALLAVVTVAAILAALAFREKQLEAIRQQDIIRLAAADIGVFDLVLEPMDFDASTQRWTKATLLMPLDWELTPAQADPRAETAQPYLPPDLRRSHLQREAGGSLHEHVEAPSRAAWLIVKRGDCPPSRVRLEHLPGYKERGRVPPRELRLPVPTCAASRMAMLVVPAGPYWRPADEDLGESEQRVGVPRFSMDRTEVTNGQFSLFEERIMPWTTNAHEPPPRHPAFARSLELASPVTGIDAFTAEAFCEYLGKSLPTADEWRKAFRGGLTLDETGRWPNPAPRRNTVWAVEKRNPPTNLLGRDPYPGIAPVDSFPEDSGPYGHRDLAGNVAEWTSTTSVQGDFRNLRLVLGGRWDAPVTEGHHQIAWSNHLPPRRFDFAIGLRCVERTEAASP; the protein is encoded by the coding sequence ATGCCGGGAACCTCGTCCGCGCAACCCAGCTCCCAGAATCTGGACTCCATTGAGGCAGGCAGCCTGGTGGATGGCTTCCGCATTCTCCGCCTCCTCGCGGAGGGGGCGATGGGAGAGGTCTTCCTTGCCCAGGATCTAGAGCTGGGACGAAGGGTCGCGCTCAAGTTCCTCAAGGTCGAGCTGCTGGGGGACGACCACGCCGAAAGGCTCGTCGAGGAAGCCCGCACCACGGCACGCTTCAGCCATCCCAACATCATCACGGTGCACACCGTGAGCCGCTATCGTGGCCGGCCCTACCTCGCCCTCGAATACGTGGAGGGCGAGTCTCTTCGCGAGCGACTCACCCGCCAGCGGCCCGGACTCGACGAATCCTTGCGCATCTGCCGCGCTGTCGCCGAGGCCGTCACCGAGGCGCATCGCAATGGCGTCATCCATGCGGACCTCAAGCCGGAGAACATCCTCATCCCCAGGGATGGACGGGTGCGGGTGCTGGACTTCGGTCTGGCCCGCCACGCGGGTGGAGCGACCGGCGCGGCCTCTGGAACCCCCGCGTACATGGCACCGGAGCGTTGGCTCGCGACCGCGCCCTCCCCTGCCATGGACGTGTGGTCGCTGGGCATCATCGCGTGGGAACTGCTCGAGGGCCGCAGGCCGCTGGATGATGCGCAGCTCGCGGCCTTCGCATTCAACCCGCGACCCCTGCCCCCGTCGCCTAGCATCCAGGGGTTGCCAGGGGGGGCATTGCTGGAGGCATGCCTCGCGCTCGAGCCCGAGCGGCGCCCCGCAGCCATGGAGGTGGCCCGAGCGCTCGCGGAGACCCTCAGCCCCGAACCGCTCCGCTCCACGGCGGAGCGCGTGCCCTTTCGAGGACTGCGCTCGTTCACCGAGGCGGACACGGAGGACTATTTCGGCCGCGAGGCGGAGCTGGACGGCTTCGTCGAGCGCTTGAGACACGAGCCGCTGGTGCCCCTGGTGGGGCCTTCCGGGATTGGGAAGAGTTCCTTCCTCCACGCGGGAGTGTTCACGCGGTTGCGGAGGATGGACCGCTGGACGGTGCTCCATGCGAGGCCGGGCCCCAGGCCCTTGATCCGGCTCGCCGCGGCGCTCGTCACCGGACTCGGAGGCGAACCTCCCGTCGGCATCCTCGCGGAGTCGTTCTCCCGCAAGCCCGGAGAGGTGGTGCGCCTGTTGCGCAGGCACCGCGATGTGGCCGGCGGCCCGGTGTTGCTCGCTCTGGACGCGTTCGAGGAGGTCTTCACCCTCGCCTCGCCCTTGGAGGTGCGTCAGTTCGCCGCGTGTCTGGCCGCGGCGGCGGCCGTGGATGACCCGTGGCGCATCGTCCTGGCGATGCGGGACGACTACCTGGGGTCGTTCTGCCAGTTGGAGGCCCTGCGCCCGTTCCTGGGAGCGGCGTTCGTCTTGGGGCAGCTGCCCCCCTCCGCGCTCCAGGAAGCCATCACCGGCCCCCTGCGGCGGGTGGGGCACGCCGTGGACAGCCCCTCGCTGATCTCGCGGTTGGTCGAGGACGTCCAGGCCCAGACAGCGGGCCTGCCCTTGTTGCAGTTCGCGTGCATGGCGCTCTGGGAGCGCCGGGACGTGGAGGCGCGCAGGTTGCTCACCTCCGTCTACGTGGAGCTGGGTGGCGTAGGCGGGGCCATCGCCTCCCATGCCCAGACGCTGCTCCATCAGCTCCCCTCGGACGACGTGCGCGTGGCGCGTGCACTGTTGCTGCGTCTCGTCACCGCGGAGGGGACGCGGCAGCCGAGGAGCCGAGCCGAGCTGCTGGAGGACCTGGGCGCCACGGCTCCAGACGTGCTGGAGAAGCTCCAGTCCAACCGGCTGGTCGTCACGACGCGAGATCCGCAGACGGATGAACCGCTGGTGGAGCTGGCGCACGAATCGCTCGCGGTGGTCTGGCCGACCCTTGCCCGCTGGCTGGAAGAAACCCGCGAAGAGCGGCTGCTGGCCCAGCAGATCGAAACCGCCGCCCAGTTGTGGGAACAGCGCGGACGCCACGACGACGAGACGTGGTCGGATGAGTCTCTTCGACAGACACTCCACAGAGGAGCGCAATGGCAGGCGTCGCTGCCCGTCCGTTCACGCGAGTTCCTGGAGACGGGGCGACGAAGGGCCCGCAATCGCTCGCGCCGCAGACGCCACCTGGTTGGAGGCTTCATCGCCCTGTTGGCCGTGGTGACGGTCGCCGCGATCCTGGCGGCGCTGGCCTTCCGGGAGAAGCAGCTCGAAGCCATCCGCCAACAGGACATCATCCGGCTGGCGGCGGCGGACATCGGCGTCTTCGACCTCGTGCTGGAACCGATGGACTTCGATGCTTCGACGCAGCGCTGGACGAAGGCAACCCTGCTCATGCCCCTGGACTGGGAGTTGACTCCCGCGCAAGCGGACCCGCGTGCGGAGACAGCCCAGCCGTACCTCCCCCCAGACCTCCGACGAAGCCACCTCCAGCGTGAAGCAGGCGGAAGTCTGCACGAGCATGTCGAAGCCCCGTCTCGCGCCGCGTGGCTCATCGTGAAGCGGGGGGACTGTCCTCCCTCCCGGGTGCGGCTGGAGCACCTGCCAGGATACAAGGAGCGCGGGCGCGTGCCGCCACGGGAGCTCCGCCTTCCGGTCCCGACCTGCGCGGCCTCCCGGATGGCGATGCTGGTGGTTCCCGCTGGCCCCTACTGGCGTCCCGCCGACGAGGACCTGGGGGAGTCCGAGCAACGCGTCGGCGTCCCCCGCTTCTCCATGGACCGGACCGAGGTCACGAACGGCCAGTTCAGTCTCTTCGAGGAGCGAATCATGCCCTGGACCACGAACGCCCATGAGCCTCCGCCGAGACACCCTGCGTTCGCGCGTTCGCTGGAGTTGGCCAGCCCCGTTACCGGTATCGACGCCTTCACCGCGGAGGCCTTCTGCGAATATCTTGGCAAGTCGCTGCCCACGGCCGACGAGTGGCGAAAGGCCTTCCGTGGAGGCCTGACACTGGATGAGACGGGACGGTGGCCCAATCCAGCCCCGCGGCGAAACACCGTCTGGGCCGTGGAGAAACGCAACCCTCCCACGAATCTCCTGGGAAGGGACCCGTATCCCGGAATCGCACCAGTGGACTCCTTCCCCGAGGACAGCGGCCCCTATGGCCATCGGGACCTGGCGGGCAATGTCGCGGAGTGGACCTCGACGACCAGCGTGCAGGGCGACTTCCGGAACCTGCGTCTTGTCCTGGGGGGAAGGTGGGATGCGCCAGTGACGGAGGGCCACCACCAGATCGCCTGGAGCAACCATCTCCCCCCCAGGCGCTTCGACTTCGCAATCGGGCTGCGCTGCGTGGAGCGCACCGAAGCCGCGAGCCCCTGA
- a CDS encoding DUF4347 domain-containing protein has translation MGIHLTVVSYPSTLHPMFEAVASQANNQLPEHQFVRCQRREGLLGAIMKAAPMRHLRADVSCLDLVGHGSAGYFELGDEALVSGSRISPELSELKTILPRAATVRLLGCLTGSQDKGLTLLDAVSSELALEVVVPLDVLTPDHFGETGLKDTFAPLLSSQAAGVGRQALRAAARGVPAPPQAVIDAAASWVPRLPAGYEVIQRAHAAAVVDFRMYYGGVKVTFACDCQLVLVDDQPGHAPLLFRWSSPKPVPLTELLTPRSGWKMEVKG, from the coding sequence ATGGGAATTCATCTCACCGTTGTTTCCTATCCATCGACCCTTCATCCGATGTTCGAGGCGGTCGCCAGTCAAGCCAACAATCAGCTGCCCGAGCATCAGTTCGTGAGGTGCCAGCGCAGGGAGGGGTTGCTCGGAGCGATCATGAAGGCCGCGCCAATGCGTCACCTGCGGGCGGACGTCTCCTGCCTGGACCTCGTCGGGCACGGGAGCGCGGGATACTTCGAACTGGGGGACGAAGCGCTGGTCAGTGGGAGCAGGATTTCGCCGGAGCTGAGTGAGCTCAAGACGATCCTTCCGCGCGCCGCTACCGTTCGCCTCCTGGGGTGTCTGACGGGATCCCAGGACAAGGGCTTGACCCTGCTCGATGCGGTCTCCAGTGAGCTGGCACTGGAGGTGGTCGTTCCGCTCGATGTCCTCACTCCGGACCATTTCGGAGAGACCGGGCTCAAGGACACCTTCGCGCCACTGCTGTCTTCCCAAGCAGCCGGGGTGGGCCGCCAGGCCCTCAGAGCGGCCGCGAGGGGTGTTCCAGCTCCTCCTCAAGCGGTGATCGATGCGGCGGCCAGCTGGGTGCCTCGGTTGCCGGCGGGCTACGAGGTCATCCAGCGTGCGCATGCGGCCGCGGTGGTCGACTTCCGGATGTATTACGGAGGGGTGAAGGTTACGTTCGCGTGTGATTGTCAGCTGGTGCTGGTGGACGATCAGCCTGGACATGCGCCGCTCCTCTTCCGGTGGAGCAGCCCCAAGCCTGTACCACTCACCGAACTGCTGACGCCCCGGTCCGGCTGGAAGATGGAAGTCAAGGGTTGA
- a CDS encoding sigma-54-dependent Fis family transcriptional regulator, translating into MTEPANRVTHERDLYLQVLRILSAPEPSSPLREVLASLVALTQAQRAYVELYGDATAGDRRWSLSHACSLDEEEQIRFVTSRGIVVAAIASGTTLHTPFALLDERFSTARSVKEQRLEAVLCVPLSGGGPGVLYLEGRRGAGPFASDVIRVVENVAQALGTAVRRLDLERWRAAEDPTQPFRRTLALGGIAGRSQALAQVFEQVALVAPLDVSVLVTGASGTGKTQLAQAIHENSKRRAGPFMEINCAAIPEGLIESELFGALPGAFPGARRTVGKVEAAEGGTLFLDEIAEIPLAAQGKLLQLLQSKQYYALASPRLVKANVRIIAATNADLEQMILEKRFREDLFYRLNVFTLRMPSLMDRREDLGPLVEQLIARLAEEHGLKALRATPGFHGVCEAAEWPGNVRQLRHRLEAALIRACAEGAPCLEPHHLTDRTRNPQDRAASFHEATRVFQRDLLRRELDAAEWNVSEVARRLDLTRSHVYNLIKAFGLMRE; encoded by the coding sequence ATGACCGAGCCAGCGAACCGTGTCACCCACGAGCGCGATTTGTACCTCCAGGTGCTCCGCATCCTGAGTGCGCCGGAGCCGAGCAGTCCCCTGCGGGAAGTGCTCGCGAGTCTCGTCGCCTTGACCCAGGCGCAGCGCGCATACGTCGAACTCTACGGCGATGCGACAGCGGGCGACCGACGCTGGTCGCTCTCCCACGCCTGCTCGTTGGACGAGGAGGAGCAGATCCGCTTTGTCACCTCGCGGGGCATCGTCGTGGCCGCCATCGCGTCGGGGACGACGCTGCATACGCCCTTCGCATTGCTGGACGAGCGCTTCTCCACGGCTCGCAGTGTGAAGGAACAGCGATTGGAGGCAGTGCTGTGCGTGCCCCTCTCTGGCGGGGGGCCGGGGGTGCTGTACCTGGAGGGGAGACGCGGCGCGGGGCCGTTCGCCAGCGACGTCATCCGCGTCGTGGAGAACGTCGCCCAGGCGCTGGGGACAGCTGTCCGGCGGTTGGACCTGGAGCGCTGGCGGGCCGCCGAGGACCCGACACAACCCTTCCGGAGGACTCTCGCACTGGGGGGAATCGCCGGCAGAAGTCAGGCCCTGGCCCAGGTCTTCGAACAGGTGGCCCTGGTTGCGCCGTTGGATGTCAGCGTCCTCGTCACGGGCGCCTCGGGGACGGGGAAGACCCAGCTGGCGCAGGCCATCCACGAGAACAGCAAGCGGCGCGCGGGCCCCTTCATGGAGATCAACTGCGCGGCCATCCCCGAAGGCCTCATCGAGAGTGAGCTGTTCGGCGCGCTGCCGGGGGCGTTTCCCGGTGCGCGCCGGACCGTGGGCAAGGTGGAAGCCGCCGAAGGGGGCACGCTGTTCCTGGATGAGATCGCGGAGATTCCCCTGGCGGCGCAGGGAAAGCTGCTGCAGCTCCTCCAGTCGAAACAGTACTACGCCTTGGCCAGTCCTCGTCTGGTCAAGGCGAACGTGCGGATCATCGCCGCGACCAACGCGGACCTGGAGCAGATGATCCTGGAGAAGAGGTTCCGTGAGGACCTGTTCTACCGGCTGAATGTCTTCACCCTCCGGATGCCTTCGCTCATGGATCGCCGTGAGGACCTGGGGCCGCTGGTGGAGCAGCTCATCGCCAGGCTGGCGGAGGAGCACGGGTTGAAGGCGCTGCGCGCCACTCCCGGCTTTCATGGTGTCTGCGAAGCGGCGGAGTGGCCCGGCAACGTGCGCCAGCTGCGACACCGGCTGGAAGCCGCCCTCATCCGCGCGTGCGCCGAGGGGGCGCCCTGCCTGGAGCCGCATCACCTGACGGACCGGACGCGCAATCCGCAGGATCGGGCGGCGTCCTTCCATGAGGCGACACGGGTGTTCCAGCGAGACCTGCTCCGCCGTGAGCTGGATGCGGCGGAGTGGAATGTGAGCGAGGTGGCACGCAGGCTCGATCTCACCCGGTCGCATGTCTACAACCTCATCAAGGCCTTTGGATTGATGCGTGAGTGA
- a CDS encoding ureidoglycolate lyase: protein MKDGSAPLRTLVARPLTPEAFAPFGDVVSAGLKAGAAANQGTAVRFDWSARLENGRPGAKPNLAVFRSVPQALPFTVKLLEHHPQSSQAFLPMRCARFLVCVAPTAPTGGPDLEGLVAFVCGPGQGVNYHRGVWHHPIVALDAPAEFAMLAWEDGGEEDCVVRPFSTPVSVVVAD from the coding sequence ATGAAGGACGGCTCCGCCCCACTCCGCACGCTCGTCGCCCGCCCCCTGACACCGGAGGCGTTCGCGCCGTTCGGTGACGTCGTGTCCGCGGGCCTCAAGGCCGGCGCCGCCGCGAACCAGGGCACCGCGGTGCGCTTCGACTGGTCGGCGCGACTGGAGAATGGCCGGCCGGGCGCCAAGCCCAACCTCGCGGTGTTTCGTTCGGTGCCACAGGCCCTGCCCTTCACCGTGAAGCTGCTCGAACACCACCCCCAGTCGAGCCAGGCGTTCCTGCCCATGCGCTGCGCGCGCTTCCTGGTGTGTGTCGCGCCAACGGCGCCCACCGGAGGCCCTGACCTGGAGGGACTTGTCGCGTTCGTCTGCGGTCCAGGCCAGGGCGTGAACTACCACCGGGGCGTGTGGCATCACCCCATCGTCGCGCTCGATGCCCCGGCCGAATTCGCGATGCTCGCATGGGAGGACGGGGGCGAGGAGGACTGCGTCGTGCGCCCGTTCTCCACGCCCGTCTCCGTCGTCGTCGCGGACTGA
- a CDS encoding DMT family transporter, translating into MSASGLTHPHAVSPSLNRAWLTPLELGGLAAIWGTSFLFMRIAAPAFGPLPLVELRLALGAAVLMPFLWRARSALRPGLWPRLALVGFINAAVPFALFAWAARRAPAGVGAITNSMAVLFTALVAFLFYGERIGPRRVVALLAGFAGVVVLASGKAAGESVAQAAAAGTTAAFLYGIGTNMVRRHLAGLPAAAVAAATLACAALLTLPFAVATWPARPIGAGPWLAAAALGMLCTGFGYAMYYRLIQRIGAARAVVVTYLVPLFAVAWAWLLLGEPLTSSMFVAGTLILGSVALGQQPAAPKGT; encoded by the coding sequence ATGAGTGCATCCGGTCTCACCCATCCCCACGCCGTGTCTCCCTCCCTCAACCGGGCGTGGCTCACCCCGCTGGAGCTGGGCGGCCTGGCCGCCATCTGGGGCACGTCGTTCCTGTTCATGCGCATCGCGGCCCCGGCCTTCGGGCCGCTGCCCCTGGTGGAGCTGCGGCTCGCGCTGGGCGCGGCGGTGCTGATGCCGTTCCTCTGGCGCGCGCGCTCCGCCCTGCGCCCCGGGCTCTGGCCCCGGCTGGCGCTGGTGGGGTTCATCAACGCGGCGGTTCCCTTCGCGCTGTTCGCCTGGGCCGCGCGGCGTGCGCCCGCGGGCGTCGGGGCCATCACCAACAGCATGGCGGTGCTGTTCACCGCGCTGGTGGCGTTCCTGTTCTACGGCGAGCGAATCGGCCCCCGGCGCGTGGTGGCGCTCCTGGCGGGCTTCGCCGGTGTGGTGGTGCTGGCCAGTGGCAAGGCGGCGGGTGAGAGCGTCGCCCAGGCCGCTGCGGCGGGGACCACGGCTGCGTTCCTTTACGGCATTGGTACGAACATGGTGCGCCGCCACCTCGCGGGACTGCCCGCCGCGGCGGTGGCCGCCGCGACGCTGGCCTGCGCCGCGCTGCTGACGCTGCCCTTCGCGGTCGCCACGTGGCCGGCGCGGCCCATTGGCGCGGGGCCGTGGCTGGCGGCGGCCGCCCTGGGCATGCTCTGCACCGGGTTCGGGTACGCGATGTACTACCGCCTCATCCAGCGCATCGGCGCGGCGCGCGCCGTCGTCGTCACCTACCTGGTGCCGCTCTTCGCGGTGGCTTGGGCCTGGTTGCTCCTGGGGGAGCCGCTGACGTCCTCCATGTTCGTCGCGGGCACGCTCATCCTGGGGAGCGTCGCGCTGGGGCAGCAGCCCGCCGCACCGAAGGGGACATGA